One Osmerus mordax isolate fOsmMor3 chromosome 16, fOsmMor3.pri, whole genome shotgun sequence genomic window carries:
- the acsm3 gene encoding acyl-coenzyme A synthetase ACSM3, mitochondrial → MGTLGILPSKCQTMLSFSRLATCQFYRHKATLPQNFTDYESIKQNYNPQIPKYFNFAKDVLDVWAEREKSGEKPTNPALWWVNDRREEIRWSFEELGFHSRRLANVLSGPCDLTKEDRVFLILPRVPEWWLVNVACLRTGTVLLPGTAQLTARDILHRLQSSRARCVVTDESLAPLLDSVAPQCPSLQARILVSHRRREGWMNFGDLLSNVSSDHVCVETGSEDPMTIFFTSGTTGSPKMTQHSHSSYGLGLTVNGKYWLDLTEKDILWNTSDTGWAKSAWSSVYAPWTQGSCVFVHHMPRFDSSTVLQTLSNYPISTFCTAPTAYRMLVQHDISRYSFQALQHCLCAGEPINPEVMVKWKEATGLDIYEGYGQTETVLIAGTFKGMKIKPGSFGKASPAYDVQVVDEAGEVLPKGEEGNLGIRVKPHKPFSLFTEYTGDPEHTAECYRGDFYLTGDRGFMDEDGYLWFVGRADDVILSAGYRIGPFEVENALIEHKAVAESAVVSSPHPIRGEVVKAFVVLTEEYKSHDPDQLVTELQAHVKKVTAPYKYPRKVEFVEQLPKTVSGKIRRVELRNREWGRS, encoded by the exons ATGGGGACACTTGGTATCTTGCCATCCAAATGTCAAACCATGCTCAGTTTTTCAAGGCTAGCTACATGTCAGTTCTACAGACATAAGGCAACTCTTCCTCAGAACTTCACGGACTATGAGAGCATCAAACAGAACTACAACCCCCAGATTCCAAAGTATTTCAACTTTGCAAAGGATGTTCTTGACgtgtgggcagagagagagaag AGTGGAGAGAAACCAACCAACCCCGCTCTGTGGTGGGTGAATGACAGGAGGGAAGAGATCCGATGGAGTTTTGAGGAGTTAGGGTTCCATTCCAGAAGACTGGCTAACGTTCTGTCGGGCCCCTGCGACCTCACCAAGGAGGACCGTGTGTTCCTCATCCTCCCGAGGGTTCCAGAGTGGTGGCTGGTCAACGTCGCCTGTCTCCGGACGG GTACAGTCCTGCTACCAGGCACCGCTCAGCTGACAGCCAGGGACATCCTCCACAGGCTGCAGAGCTCCAGGGCCCGCTGTGTGGTCACAGACGAGTCTCTGGCCCCCCTCCTGGACTCTGTGGCCCCACAGTGCCCCTCCCTGCAGGCCAGGatactggtgtcccacaggaggagagagggctggatgaACTTTGGAGATCTGTTGAG TAATGTCTCcagtgaccatgtgtgtgtggagactggcAGTGAGGACCCGATGACCATCTTCTTCACCAGTGGGACGACAGGCTCCCCTAAGATGACCCAGCACAGCCACTCCAGCTATGGCTTAGGCCTCACAGTCAACGGAAA gtaCTGGTTGGACCTGACAGAGAAGGACATCTTGTGGAACACGTCTGATACGGGCTGGGCCAAGTCAGCGTGGAGCAGTGTGTACGCCCCCTGGACTCAGGGCTCCTGTGTGTTCGTACATCACATGCCCCGCTTCGACAGCTCCACCGTCCTGCAg ACACTGTCCAACTATCCTATATCTACATTCTGTACTGCTCCCACTGCATACCGGATGCTCGTACAACATGACATATCCAG ATACAGCTTCCAGGCCTTGCAGCATTGTCTGTGTGCAGGAGAGCCAATCAACCCAGAGGTGATGGTCAAGTGGAAGGAGGCCACAGGATTGGACATTTATGAAGGATATGGACAAACTGAAACG GTTCTGATAGCTGGTACCTTCAAGGGGATGAAGATCAAGCCCGGCTCCTTCGGAAAGGCGTCTCCTGCTTATGATGTGCAG GTAGTGGATGAAGCTGGTGAAGTCCTGCccaaaggggaggaggggaacctgGGAATCAGAGTGAAACCACACAAGCCCTTCTCTCTATTCACTGAATACACG GGGGACCCTGAGCATACAGCTGAGTGCTACAGAGGGGACTTCTACCtgacaggggacaggggcttCATGGACGAGGACGGCTACCTGTGGTTTGTGGGCCGGGccgatgatgtcatcctgtcagcTGG GTACAGGATTGGTCCGTTTGAAGTGGAGAACGCTCTGATAGAGCACAAGGCTGTCGCGGAGTCTGCCGTAGTCAGCAGTCCACACCCAATCAGAGGAGAG GTAGTGAAAGCGTTTGTCGTGCTGACAGAAGAGTACAAGTCTCACGACCCGGACCAGCTGGTGACAGAGTTGCAGGCACACGTGAAGAAAGTGACCGCTCCTTACAAGTACCCTCGCAAG GTTGAGTTTGTGGAGCAGTTGCCGAAGACTGTGAGTGGTAAGATCAGACGGGTGGAGCTACGCAACAGGGAATGGGGACGATCCTGA
- the map6d1 gene encoding MAP6 domain-containing protein 1 has protein sequence MAWPCISRVCCLARFWNQLDKSDLSVPLTIQNYSDISEQEVRSVTKQVPTNLVPRNNYSTPDHRGSPPAAGEATGNRRSLRGRKEPSFKPREDYQPSGVPFQSVTQYKQDFKPWPIPKKENFPWISNGGKSGDSISDSPLNSHPNAHPHTKDERVEREERSRAPKWGEQHGTGIAKTSSYRQEYRAWTGAKPAKSSRKPPPALYASPGQGVTHPYSSPGAGAPHLPPETSYQAAFSSGEAHRHPEPQHQGDHTTNAATPTLQPISAPLQPSPMPCSLQQSSLSERPDLSVSTRGEVQLVKTKLSPNPSAVFQSGPRIFNI, from the exons ATGGCTTGGCCGTGCATCAGTAGAGTGTGCTGTCTGGCTCGGTTCTGGAACCAGTTAGATAAATCGGATCTTTCTGTACCTCTGACTATTCAGAACTACTCGGACATTTCCGAGCAAGAAGTTCGATCCGTGACCAAGCAGGTGCCAACAAATCTGGTTCCGAGAAACAACTATTCCACCCCGGACCACCGTGGCTCCCCGCCGGCAGCGGGGGAAGCCACAGGGAACCGGAGATCTCTTAGGGGACGGAAAGAGCCCAGCTTCAAACCCAGAGAGGATTACCAGCCGTCCGGTGTGCCTTTCCAGAGTGTCACCCAGTATAAACAGGATTTCAAACCCTGGCCCATTCCTAAAAAGGAGAATTTCCCTTGGATTAGCAATGGCGGGAAATCGGGTGACAGCATTTCGGATAGCCCCTTAAACAGTCACCCTAATGCACACCCACATACGAAGGAtgaaagggtggagagagaagaacgTAGCAGGGCACCCAAGTGGGGAGAACAGCACGGGACTGGAATAGCCAAAACCAGCTCTTACAG GCAGGAGTACAGGGCATGGACGGGGGCCAAACCAGCCAAGAGCTCCAGGAAGCCCCCTCCAGCGCTGTACGCCAGCCCCGGCCAGGGGGTCACCCACCCCTACAGCAGCCCTGGGGCTGGGGCGCCCCACCTGCCCCCAGAGACCAGCTACCAGGCCGCCTTCAGCAGTGGAGAGGCCCACAGACACCCAGAGCCGCAGCACCAGGGGGACCACACCACCAACGCAGCCACACCCACCCTGCAGCCCATCTCTGCCCCCCTGCAGCCCAGCCCCATGCcctgcagcctgcagcagagcagcctgtctgaGAGGCCCGACCTCAGTGTGAGCaccaggggagag gtgcAGTTGGTGAAGACCAAGCTCTCTCCGAATCCCTCCGCCGTGTTTCAAAGTGGGCCGAGGATCTTCAACATCTGA
- the yeats2 gene encoding LOW QUALITY PROTEIN: YEATS domain-containing protein 2 (The sequence of the model RefSeq protein was modified relative to this genomic sequence to represent the inferred CDS: inserted 2 bases in 1 codon): protein MSGIKRKIEDNDPDYEDISLVQESKRNKVVEHNAREATVQKIEAIIKEQFSLEMKNKEHEIEVIGQRLNEARRMMDKLRACIVANYYANAGLPKLSEQASKSDPAVLNHPAIRRFLDSPSRSSSPLNHGSDATSQGPSESESLSQQGEGPERDGDGSWRGDGDRPEARPGRNIGKDTFGVPASGSGEHRVTYLTTGDEASRLYVKKTIVVGNVSKYIPPDKREENDQSTHKWMVYVRGSRREPSIDHFVKKVWFFLHPSYKPNDLVEVCESQFHLTRRGWGEFPVRIQIHFKDPRNKRIDIIHHLKLDRTYTGLQTLGAETVVDVELHRNSLGEDYLPVPSSSSRAHRAPSPSSPCSLAQTPGPVSGRAVSPEPLSQDPHPASTEKGLAIKAEAPRPAGGHAAPPAPGERTPTRPRGTEMITLGSHGNSAFQPITASCKIVPQGQAPSPAESPGKSFQPITMSCKIVSGSPISTPSHSPLPRLPASSTPLHAKQGSSMLNNPYIIVDKPGQVIGMATTPASSTGSPSAKLPGSHGTRSPAPKLHTSNFLPSGVKVIIKQEPGEVPTQQQQQQMVSTVTAQQQPAATATQQFVALKGGHVISMSPQKQAGGASGAGAMSSKVLGVPVGSALQSAVKQVAISSGQILVAKGSPSVSKVMAGKQVVAQGVAKAIVSGAASSLVGQQVVAKATGSAGGSGKSGVMATLQLPANNLANLANLPPGTKLYLTTNSKNPSGKGKLLLIPQGAILRASSSAGQQSQGSSSAGSGSSQTSSSSSSLPSNLSYTSYILKQTPQGTFLVGQPASQSSGKQSTSSSAGHTVSSPATGTQQAIRVTAGQKAAILAQVVGGSQASQVKLSDGSVKTVSSATAAHLSKPGTTTLRMTGGVITATSSIPSAAVATATQQAADGVKPVSQQHPVLVAANQAAVINAAKNAAAASSMAKSVAATVSLVKGSSGACAVTMTKSASAASGAVVTVAKSVANMPVISLSKGAGSVVGVSKSSSTSLVTAASLVSGMAAAGGKTGTTLSGMLKIHPGGPSSQPTVLTIPANQLKQLGVGSGPGGAQTILMPVSKVVQSSSVSRGPGSGPLPPXSTTPGAAGVSPGSAAPAQASPLSLSLPLAQVKTEPGGSTPVSAVPSPTVPAPGPPTSSSSTPAPAAAAIVKMEQGAETTTHEINTEHIENMMQLLTAVMKKLPLILEKTEASPAFCASSVEQYYSWNIGKRRASELQRAVAVKRVVQDVLDRAPRLQALTPPKTREVVQWCRQRGYTPPDPEPQRKNDEESIEDILTQIDNEPECPSTLGSCEEVVQKLEQMQILLKTEPEDGHDQLVDITSVTPPTRRPKVKEEEQEADPEPKYFLPPCPSAQFVSETAQQIGVAFQPVEVEKSVFAPVIEAMILKATEQFASDILRESLAGAFVRSGQNRVPREITAMNVHQALSSIPSCDFLTNTHMGYLTLDGGHGN from the exons CCCCCTCGcgctcctcctcgcccctcaACCACGGCTCGGACGCCACCTCCCAGGGGCCCTCGGAGTCCGAGTCGCTGTCCCAGCAGGGAGAGGGCCCCGAGAGGGACGGCGATGGGTCCTGGAGGGGCGACGGGGACCGCCCGGAGGCCAGGCCTGGGCGCAACATCGGGAAA gaCACGTTTGGCGTGCCTGCATCAGGATCAGGAGAGCACAGGGTGACTTACCTCACGACAGGAGACGAGGCCTCCAGACTGTATGTGAAGAAGACCATTGTAGTTGGGAATGTCTCCAA gtacATCCCTCCTGACAAGCGAGAAGAGAATGACCAGTCCACCCATAAGTGGATGGTGTACGTCCGAGGGTCCAGGAGAGAGCCCAGCATCGACCACTTTGTCAAGAAAGTCTGGTTCTTTCTGCACCCTAGCTACAAGCCCAACGACCTGGTAGaagtctg tgagTCTCAGTTCCACCTGACTCGTCGCGGCTGGGGGGAGTTTCCCGTCCGGATCCAGATTCACTTTAAAGACCCACGCAACAAACGCATCGACATCATCCACCACCTGAAG TTGGACAGAACCTACACAGGCCTGCAGACCCTTGGGGCAGAAACG GTGGTGGATGTGGAGCTCCACAGGAACTCTCTAGGGGAGGACTATCTCCCtgttccctcgtcctcctccagggctcaccgggcccccagcccctcttccccctgctcCCTGGCCCAGACGCCAGGCCCTGTGTCTGGACGCGCCGTCTCCCCAGAGCCCCTCTCACAGGACCCccacccggcttccacagagaaAG GTCTGGCCATCAAAGCAGAGGCACCAAGACCTGCAGGAGGGCACGCAGCGCCCCCCGCCCCCGGCGAACGCACCCCAACCAGGCCCAGAGGAACAGAAATGATCACCCTGGGTTCCCATGGCAACTcggccttccagccaatcacagcgagCTGTAAGATCGTTCCCCAGGGACAGGCGCCCAGCCCGGCCGAGTCCCCTGGGAAATCATTCCAACCAATCACCATGAGCTGCAAGATTGTGTCAG GttctcccatctccacccccagccactctcccctgccccgcctccccgcctcctccacccctctccacgccAAGCAGGGCTCCTCCATGCTCAACAACCCCTACATCATCGTCGACAAGCCCGGTCAGGTCATTGGCATGGCAACCACTCCCGCCTCCTCCACAG GAAGCCCCTCAGCCAAGCTGCCAGGATCCCATGGCACTCGCTCGCCTGCTCCTAAACTACACACTAGCAACTTCCTGCCCTCAGGGGTCAAg GTCATTATCAAGCAGGAGCCGGGGGAGGTTCCcacgcagcagcagcagcagcaaatgGTTTCCACGGTAACGGCCCAGCAGCAGCCAGCCGCCACGGCAACGCAGCAGTTTGTCGCATTGAAAGGAGGTCACGTGATCTCCATGTCGCCCCAGAAACAAGCGGGAGGGGCGTCAGGAGCAGGGGCCATGTCCAGCAAG GTGCTGGGTGTTCCTGTGGGCTCGGCCCTCCAGTCTGCTGTCAAACAAGTGGCCATCAGCAGCGGACAGATCCTGGTCGCCAAGGGCAGCCCCTCCGTCTCCAAGGTGATGGCCGGCAAGCAGGTGGTCGCCCAAGGCGTGGCCAAGGCCATCGTCAGCGGAGCGGCCAGCAGCCTTGTGGGTCAGCAGGTGGTTGCCAAGGCAACGGGATCCGCGGGAGGAAGTGGAAAGAGTGGAG TGATGGCTACCCTCCAGCTGCCTGCCAACAACCTGGCCAACCTGGCCAACCTGCCCCCGGGCACCAAGCTGTACCTGACCACCAACAGCAAGAACCCCTCAGGGAAGGGCAAGCTGCTGCTCATCCCCCAGGGAGCCATCCTCCGGGCCTCCAGCtcagcag gtcaGCAGTCCCAGGGCAGCTCCTCCGCAGGTTCTGGGAGCTcccagacctcctcctcctccagcagtctGCCCTCCAACCTCTCCTACACTTCCTACATTCTCAAACAGAccccacag GGCACCTTTCTGGTTGGCCAGCCGGCCTCGCAGAGCTCAGGAAAGCAGAGCACATCCAGCTCTGCGGGTCACACTGTGTCGTCCCCGGCAACCGGCACCCAGCAGGCTATCCGGGTCACGGCAGGACAGAAGGCGGCCATTTTGGCTCAG GTCGTGGGCGGGTCCCAGGCATCCCAGGTGAAGCTGTCTGATGGCTCGGTGAAGACGGTTTCCTCGGCAACGGCAGCTCACCTTTCCAAGCCGGGCACGACCACGCTGAGGATGACGGGCGGCGTGATCACAGCCACCAGCTCCATCCCCTCTGCCGCCGTGGCAACCGCGACGCAACAG GCTGCTGACGGGGTCAAGCCCGTATCCCAGCAACACCCTGTTCTCGTGGCAGCCAATCAGGCGGCAGTGATCAACGCCGCCAAGAACGCCGCTGCCGCCAGCTCCATGGCGAAGAGCGTCGCGGCAACCGTCTCCCTGGTGAAGGGCTCCAGCGGTGCCTGTGCGGTAACCATGACGAAGAGCGCCTCAGCAGCATCCGGCGCTGTCGTCACGGTCGCCAAGAGCGTCGCCAACATGCCCGTCATCAGCCTGTCCAAAGGGGCGGGGTCGGTGGTGGGTGTGTCCAAGAGCTCCAGCACGTCCTTGGTCACCGCGGCGTCGCTGGTCAGTGGGATGGCGGCAGCAGGAGGGAAGACTGGCACCACTCTCTCAg GGATGTTGAAGATCCACCCTGGAGGACCCAGCTCCCAGCCCACGGTGCTCACCATCCCAGCCAACCAGCTCAAGCAGCTGGGCGTGGGCTCCGGCCCTGGGGGCGCCCAGACCATCCTCATGCCTGTCAGCAAAG TTGTCCAGTCCAGCTCTGTGTCTAGAGGCCCAGGCTCcggtcccctcccccc ctccaccacaccaggagcagcaggagtCTCCCCAGGCAGTGCTGCTCCTGCCcaggcctcccccctctccctctccctgcctctggcccaag TGAAGACTGAGCCAGGCGGCAGCACTCCGGTCAGCGCTGTCCCGTCCCCCACCGTCCCGGCCCCCggaccccccacctcctcctcctccacccccgctCCTGCCGCCGCCGCCATCGTCAAGATGGAGCAGGGGGCCGAGACCACCACGCACGAGATCAA caCGGAGCACATAGAGAACATGATGCAGCTGCTCACCGCCGTCATGAAGAAACTACCTCTCATCTTAGAGAAGA CTGAAGCCTCCCCTGCGTTCTGCGCCTCCTCTGTTGAGCAGTACTACTCCTGGAACATCGGGAAGAGGCGGGCCTCCGAG cttCAGAGGGCAGTGGCGGTGAAGCGTGTTGTCCAGGACGTGCTGGACCGCGCTCCTCGCCTGCaggccctcaccccccccaagaCCAGAGAGGTGGTGCAGTGGTGCCGACAGCGGGGATACACCCCCCCCGACCCTGAGCCCCAGCGCAAGAACGACGAGGAGTCCATAGAGGACATCCTCACCCAGATAGATAACGAGcctg agtGCCCGTCCACGCTGGGCAGCTGTGAGGAGGTGGTGCAGAAGCTGGAGCAGATGCAGATCCTGTTGAAGACGGAGCCGGAAGACGGCCACGACCAGCTGGTGGACATCACCAGCGTCACCCCGCCCACCCGCAGGCCCAAGgtcaaggaggaggagcaggaagccGACCCGGAGCCCAAGTacttcctgcccccctgcccctccgccCAGTTCGTCAGTGAGACGGCACAGCAG aTCGGAGTGGCCTTTCAGccggtggaggtggagaagagtgtGTTTGCTCCAGTGATTGAGGCCATGATTCTGAAG GCGACGGAGCAATTTGCTAGTGACATCCTGAGAGAATCTCTAGCTGGGGCCTTTGTCAGATCTGGACagaacag GGTGCCTAGGGAGATCACAGCCATGAATGTCCACCAGGCGCTGAGCAGCATCCCATCATGTGACTTCTTGACCAACACTCACATGGGCTACCTGACCCTGGACGGTGGTCACGGcaactga